One Fuerstiella marisgermanici DNA window includes the following coding sequences:
- a CDS encoding universal stress protein — MSWETTKPVIVPIDFSGMSVDAIKTALRLAADPKSVHVLHVVPVLDQIGAGMVGWALPTDEERNSSVQEHFREFLAEHGFTHLREIILQGQPGEEIAEYAAKVEAGVIVIPSHGYHGVKRLLLGSVAEKVVRLATCPVFILRRDDAE, encoded by the coding sequence ATGAGTTGGGAAACGACAAAGCCGGTCATCGTACCAATCGATTTTTCAGGCATGTCTGTGGACGCCATCAAAACGGCGCTGCGGCTGGCGGCTGATCCGAAGTCGGTGCACGTACTGCACGTCGTTCCGGTTCTGGACCAGATTGGTGCGGGCATGGTCGGCTGGGCGTTGCCAACCGATGAAGAACGCAATTCGTCGGTGCAGGAGCACTTCCGTGAATTTCTGGCAGAGCACGGCTTCACGCACCTTCGTGAGATCATTTTACAAGGCCAGCCCGGTGAGGAAATTGCTGAATATGCGGCAAAGGTTGAGGCTGGAGTGATTGTGATTCCGTCTCACGGCTATCATGGGGTCAAGCGGCTGCTGCTGGGGTCTGTGGCCGAAAAAGTGGTGCGGCTCGCCACGTGTCCCGTGTTCATTTTGCGTCGCGACGACGCTGAATAA
- a CDS encoding IS256 family transposase, whose translation MSKTKTDRTKVPVGQALDPEVISFRAQFDERSPLDEIVREGARRMLQTAVDAEVDAFVAMHADRTDEHGRRLVVKNGSLPERDILTGAGAIPVTQGRVRDNDPDREKRVAFSPSVLPSYLRKTKAIEELIPWLYLKGISTGDFNEALQSLVGERAAGLSPNVVCRLKDQWCSEYDDWSKRDLSNKQYVYIWADGIHAKVRLEDDANKKQCLLVLMGATPEGQKELIAVLDGYRESEQSWCELLVDLKQRGLQLSPKVAVGDGALGFWAAIRKVFPETREQRCWVHKTANVLNKMPKSVQPKAKGDLHEIWQAETKDDANKAFDKFIEKYGAKYAAACDCLKKDRDELLTFYDFPAEHWSHLRTTNPIESTFATIRLRHRKTKGSGTRRASLAMMFKLAQSASKKWRRLNCHEKITLVIEGRSFKDGIMQDDIAA comes from the coding sequence ATGAGCAAGACTAAAACAGACCGAACCAAAGTGCCAGTGGGTCAAGCGCTCGATCCCGAAGTGATTTCCTTTCGGGCTCAGTTCGACGAGCGAAGTCCGCTCGACGAGATTGTCCGTGAGGGAGCCAGGCGGATGCTACAAACCGCAGTCGATGCCGAGGTGGATGCGTTCGTCGCCATGCATGCGGATCGGACTGACGAGCACGGCCGGCGACTGGTCGTCAAGAACGGAAGCCTTCCGGAGCGGGACATCCTCACCGGTGCCGGAGCGATTCCGGTCACTCAGGGGCGTGTCCGCGACAACGATCCTGATCGCGAAAAACGGGTGGCTTTCTCGCCAAGCGTGCTTCCGAGCTATCTGCGAAAAACGAAGGCCATTGAAGAACTCATCCCCTGGCTTTACCTCAAAGGAATTTCCACGGGTGACTTCAACGAGGCGTTGCAGTCGCTCGTCGGCGAGCGGGCCGCCGGGCTGAGTCCCAACGTGGTTTGCCGGCTCAAGGATCAGTGGTGCAGCGAATACGATGACTGGAGCAAGCGGGATCTATCGAACAAGCAGTACGTTTACATCTGGGCCGACGGCATTCACGCGAAGGTCCGACTGGAGGATGACGCCAATAAAAAGCAGTGTTTGCTGGTGCTGATGGGGGCTACGCCGGAAGGCCAGAAAGAATTGATCGCGGTGCTGGACGGTTACCGCGAGAGCGAGCAGAGCTGGTGCGAGTTACTGGTCGACTTGAAGCAACGTGGCCTGCAATTGTCACCGAAGGTTGCCGTTGGCGATGGTGCGCTTGGCTTCTGGGCCGCGATCCGCAAAGTATTCCCCGAGACTCGTGAACAACGCTGTTGGGTTCACAAGACGGCCAATGTTCTCAACAAGATGCCTAAGAGCGTTCAACCCAAAGCGAAAGGCGACCTGCACGAAATCTGGCAGGCAGAAACGAAGGACGATGCGAACAAAGCGTTCGATAAATTCATTGAAAAGTACGGTGCGAAGTATGCAGCGGCTTGCGATTGCCTGAAGAAGGACCGCGACGAGCTGCTGACGTTCTACGATTTCCCGGCCGAACACTGGAGCCACTTGCGGACAACCAACCCGATCGAATCCACCTTCGCGACGATCCGCCTTCGTCACCGCAAGACCAAAGGCAGCGGAACAAGACGGGCGAGCTTAGCGATGATGTTCAAGCTGGCTCAGTCAGCATCGAAGAAATGGAGACGACTCAACTGCCACGAAAAGATCACACTCGTCATCGAAGGACGTTCCTTCAAAGACGGAATCATGCAGGATGATATCGCCGCCTAA
- the purM gene encoding phosphoribosylformylglycinamidine cyclo-ligase produces the protein MTELNYQSAGVDLELYEKAMQKLPGLMQRTRTPGVMDLPGGFAGLFRLSAERKWTDPVLVSGTDGVGTKIKLAIMMQQFDTIGIDLVAMCVNDCLCLGATPLLFLDYIAMGKDNPILLEQLVTGVSDGCVRAGAALLGGETAIMPDLYADGDFDMAGFCVGAADRAELVNGKERIVAGDVLIGIPSSGFHSNGYSLIRKAVFEHAGLSVEDKIAELDCTVGEALLRPTRIYAETLTALQTSVGNQAMHGIAHITGGGLCENFERIMPSGLTAKFQRSALKVPALFSWLQGLGNIVDAEMWRVFNMGIGMVIAVPPEHVDAAVSACSTDAYPATVIGSVEETDSGDAGSASLV, from the coding sequence ATGACTGAACTGAACTATCAATCTGCCGGCGTTGACCTGGAACTTTACGAAAAGGCCATGCAGAAACTGCCAGGCCTCATGCAGCGAACGCGGACTCCCGGCGTAATGGATCTGCCAGGCGGGTTCGCTGGACTGTTCCGACTTTCGGCAGAAAGAAAATGGACCGACCCCGTGCTGGTTTCAGGCACGGACGGCGTCGGTACGAAGATCAAACTCGCAATCATGATGCAGCAGTTTGACACCATCGGCATCGACCTGGTGGCAATGTGTGTCAACGACTGCCTGTGCCTGGGAGCGACGCCGCTGTTGTTTCTGGATTACATTGCGATGGGCAAGGACAACCCCATCCTGCTGGAGCAACTGGTCACCGGAGTCAGCGACGGTTGCGTACGAGCGGGCGCCGCGTTGCTGGGTGGCGAAACAGCCATCATGCCGGATCTGTACGCTGACGGCGATTTCGATATGGCTGGCTTCTGCGTGGGGGCTGCTGATCGAGCGGAACTTGTGAACGGCAAAGAACGCATCGTGGCGGGCGACGTGCTGATCGGCATTCCTTCGTCCGGTTTTCACAGCAACGGATACAGTCTTATCCGCAAGGCCGTGTTCGAACACGCGGGCCTTTCCGTCGAAGACAAGATTGCAGAACTGGACTGCACGGTCGGCGAAGCGTTGCTGCGGCCAACTCGCATTTACGCAGAAACTCTAACAGCGCTGCAGACGTCTGTCGGCAACCAGGCGATGCATGGGATCGCTCATATTACCGGCGGCGGCCTGTGCGAGAACTTCGAACGCATCATGCCGTCTGGTTTGACGGCGAAGTTTCAGCGTTCGGCTTTGAAAGTGCCCGCGCTGTTTTCGTGGCTGCAGGGGCTGGGCAACATTGTGGACGCCGAAATGTGGCGAGTGTTCAACATGGGCATCGGCATGGTTATCGCCGTACCGCCGGAACACGTCGATGCCGCCGTCAGTGCATGTTCAACGGACGCCTATCCGGCAACGGTGATTGGCAGCGTCGAAGAAACCGATTCAGGCGACGCCGGAAGTGCGTCGCTGGTTTAA
- a CDS encoding SDR family oxidoreductase, whose translation MYTLLTGATGLVGRYLVRDLLLNGHNLAVVVRTSKKFGARERMEQILRHWEEELGRSLPRPVVLTGDISAEGFALSDEDRDWVANNVDTIIHSAAILEFYGEDRNGEPWRTNLGGTRNMINLCRELKIHDIHYVSTAYVAGTQTTTAMEDALDVGQGFRNDYEESKFLAEKEVRAIDFADHVTVYRPAVISGDSITGYTNTYHGIYLYLRLMALMIPAQPVAEDGTRHTPIRLSMTGEETRNIIPVEWISAVTVRLFETQEARGGTYHMAPDNPMTSGDMIRWSGEYFNSTGVEFCGHDFVPEETDRDENEDQWMFERLAKENMGTYEPYERTDNVFDMTNLKKFAGDIVCPEIDRTVIHRYLDYGEQDKWGKRRPKPLTNESWADEVLGETNGASLPAGDHSTVGVDVLGPGGGQFSVSYSSDGIVGVTRGLPNDNVPLLRLTLEDLAKIREQPEDVAEQFVSMLDQVPADSADSVAAELLEVLSKDGQLTSAG comes from the coding sequence ATGTACACACTGTTGACCGGAGCTACCGGGCTGGTTGGGCGCTACCTTGTGCGAGACCTACTACTTAACGGCCACAATCTGGCTGTGGTCGTCCGAACGTCAAAGAAGTTCGGTGCGCGGGAGCGTATGGAGCAGATTCTGCGGCATTGGGAAGAAGAACTCGGCCGCTCGCTGCCTCGTCCAGTAGTCCTCACGGGCGACATTTCCGCCGAAGGTTTCGCGCTAAGTGACGAAGACCGCGACTGGGTTGCGAACAACGTGGACACCATCATCCACAGCGCCGCGATTCTTGAATTCTATGGCGAAGACCGCAACGGCGAACCGTGGCGCACCAACCTCGGCGGTACCCGCAACATGATCAACCTGTGTCGTGAATTGAAGATTCACGACATTCACTACGTCTCCACTGCCTACGTCGCGGGAACTCAAACAACCACCGCGATGGAAGACGCTTTGGACGTCGGCCAGGGCTTCCGCAACGACTATGAAGAAAGCAAGTTTCTGGCGGAGAAGGAAGTTCGCGCGATTGACTTTGCGGATCACGTGACCGTCTACCGTCCGGCCGTCATTTCGGGCGACTCCATCACCGGCTACACCAACACGTATCACGGAATTTATCTGTACCTGCGTCTGATGGCACTGATGATTCCTGCTCAACCAGTGGCCGAAGACGGCACTCGACACACGCCGATTCGTCTGAGTATGACGGGCGAAGAAACTCGCAACATCATTCCGGTCGAATGGATTTCTGCGGTCACCGTGCGTCTGTTTGAAACTCAGGAAGCTCGCGGCGGCACGTACCACATGGCTCCGGACAATCCGATGACGTCCGGCGACATGATTCGTTGGAGTGGCGAGTACTTCAATTCCACGGGCGTTGAATTCTGTGGTCACGATTTCGTACCGGAAGAAACCGACCGCGACGAAAACGAAGATCAGTGGATGTTCGAACGACTCGCGAAAGAAAACATGGGCACGTATGAGCCCTACGAACGCACCGACAACGTGTTCGACATGACCAACCTGAAGAAGTTTGCGGGCGACATTGTTTGTCCGGAAATCGATCGCACGGTGATCCATCGGTATCTGGATTACGGCGAACAGGACAAGTGGGGCAAGCGACGGCCAAAGCCGCTGACCAACGAAAGCTGGGCCGACGAAGTTCTGGGCGAAACCAATGGTGCGTCCCTTCCGGCCGGCGACCATTCGACAGTCGGCGTGGACGTTTTGGGGCCTGGTGGCGGCCAGTTTTCTGTGAGCTATTCGTCAGACGGCATCGTGGGCGTCACAAGGGGCCTGCCCAATGACAACGTGCCACTGCTGCGATTGACGCTGGAAGATCTGGCGAAAATCCGTGAGCAACCGGAAGACGTCGCCGAGCAGTTTGTCAGCATGCTGGATCAGGTGCCTGCCGATTCCGCAGATTCCGTGGCTGCCGAATTGCTGGAAGTTCTGTCGAAGGACGGCCAACTGACGTCAGCGGGCTAA
- a CDS encoding AAA family ATPase, giving the protein MFGQTPGATWNFESPAHTEALSRLLYVAEQGEPFVLLVGDRGTGKTTLLRQVQSECSRFGHSAVLINVAALDDASFLWHLCGGLSIALRGEQSRTEMLAAIRDEIAGRALCQHETVVILDDLHRAAEDLSPLIQFLSALNGQTEGAVSVVAAAEPAPAMTCTTQSALRVELNPLSDAESKQFASGLLQSKQIPSTRITSEALDSIADFGQGSPARLARLCEMLKVAVSTTPDLRITADVVEVLTEETLMSTETAW; this is encoded by the coding sequence ATGTTCGGCCAGACACCGGGAGCGACATGGAATTTCGAAAGCCCCGCCCACACCGAAGCACTTAGCCGCCTGTTGTATGTCGCCGAACAGGGCGAACCGTTTGTGCTGCTGGTCGGCGATCGAGGCACCGGCAAGACCACTTTGCTGCGACAGGTGCAGTCAGAATGCAGCCGCTTCGGACATTCTGCCGTGCTGATCAACGTCGCTGCGCTGGACGACGCTTCGTTTTTGTGGCACCTTTGCGGTGGACTTTCCATCGCATTGCGGGGCGAACAGTCGCGTACCGAAATGCTGGCCGCGATCCGTGACGAGATTGCGGGCCGAGCCCTATGCCAGCACGAAACGGTCGTCATTTTGGATGACCTGCACCGTGCGGCTGAAGACTTGAGTCCGCTAATCCAGTTCCTGTCGGCTCTGAACGGTCAAACGGAAGGAGCGGTCAGCGTGGTTGCAGCAGCCGAGCCAGCACCCGCCATGACTTGCACCACTCAGTCGGCGCTGCGAGTGGAATTGAACCCGCTAAGCGATGCTGAATCCAAACAGTTTGCGAGCGGCCTGCTGCAGTCAAAGCAAATCCCGTCGACTCGCATTACCTCCGAGGCGCTGGATTCCATCGCAGACTTTGGACAGGGTTCGCCCGCTCGACTTGCCCGGCTGTGCGAAATGCTGAAGGTTGCCGTGTCCACAACGCCGGACCTGCGTATTACTGCCGACGTCGTTGAAGTTCTCACCGAAGAAACGCTTATGTCGACCGAGACTGCCTGGTAG
- a CDS encoding diguanylate cyclase: protein MPQLSSINRIVLGLVSLTVSILLIAGLMGVIPNPAPLQHQSRRSFGESTAVSFMALASRMDSEELQTTLDQIRERNGDVRSIGIREADGSLILQSGPHDEIWTSSTNTVDSDVETAVPISSNSRNWGRMEIAWTPGSEIRVFGFVLRPDLLLTLIVGTVGTVAFSLYLNRVMRHINPSKVVPTRVRDALNALAEGLLVLDRCQSIVLANDSFAAAAGVDAAELIGTRPERFGFKVVGDDPTVDLPWLTTAHTARPVNGVLLTRGTGEKQRTYSVSTVPVLDGQNQSRGVVASFEDVTQLQNKQQELRTALTSLRTSSEEIRRQNRELEWLATRDTLTGCLNRRSFFRDYETLWKGMQTHGTALAAIMVDIDHFKAINDSHGHGFGDEVLRLVSAVIMKTVAEGELVCRYGGEEFTVLLPDATIDQAELRAEEIRRAIMALKFERVSNFVITASLGVSATSESPESPQDLLDQADRSLYAAKRNGRNRVARWDVAKHNMAKETDEATPPRDDEGANRAASAIPFHAVAALTSALSHRDQATAIHSRRVADLCVATGEGLLSLRECYVLEIAALLHDIGKIGIPDSILRKTGKLSPEELDMVHRYNRMGVDMVRGSFGASVLTEIVEQHVVHYDMTNADRGAGPDHKPSIAARILSIANAYDTMVSELSYRGQLTRSEAFAELRKCAGSQFDPELVERFIGALKLRHHVHAENELTVTRESALSIGLLLEQLISALDDQDMIHLADIIETLQITATTHGLMSIAKLAVTLRQTMEEDHDHIELMQIAGELLDMCRSTQSTLLAAGAGTAPPPIGVVGE, encoded by the coding sequence ATGCCTCAACTATCGTCAATCAATCGTATCGTCCTCGGACTCGTGAGCCTGACCGTAAGCATTCTGCTTATTGCCGGGCTGATGGGCGTGATCCCTAATCCTGCGCCGCTTCAACATCAGTCCCGCCGCAGCTTTGGCGAATCCACCGCCGTCAGTTTTATGGCTCTGGCGTCGCGAATGGATTCGGAAGAATTGCAGACTACACTCGACCAAATCCGCGAACGCAATGGTGACGTGCGTTCCATCGGCATCCGCGAGGCAGACGGTAGCTTGATTCTGCAATCCGGTCCGCACGACGAAATCTGGACCTCTTCGACTAATACCGTTGACTCAGACGTCGAAACGGCCGTTCCAATTTCCTCCAACTCACGCAACTGGGGTCGGATGGAAATTGCCTGGACGCCTGGTTCGGAGATCCGGGTTTTCGGTTTCGTGCTCCGCCCCGACCTGCTGCTGACCCTGATTGTGGGAACCGTGGGCACCGTCGCATTTTCCCTTTATCTAAACCGCGTGATGCGGCACATCAATCCGAGCAAAGTCGTGCCGACTCGAGTCCGCGACGCGCTCAACGCGTTGGCCGAAGGTTTGCTGGTACTGGACCGCTGTCAGTCGATCGTCCTTGCCAACGATTCGTTCGCAGCTGCCGCCGGTGTTGACGCCGCCGAATTAATTGGCACTCGACCAGAACGCTTTGGCTTCAAAGTTGTCGGCGACGATCCTACGGTCGACCTGCCATGGCTAACCACGGCCCATACCGCGCGTCCGGTGAACGGAGTTCTGCTAACACGCGGTACTGGTGAGAAACAGCGGACCTACTCCGTCAGCACTGTGCCGGTACTGGACGGACAGAATCAAAGCCGAGGTGTCGTGGCCAGTTTTGAAGACGTGACTCAACTTCAAAACAAGCAACAGGAACTTCGCACAGCACTGACGTCTTTGCGAACTTCGTCGGAAGAAATTCGAAGGCAAAACCGCGAACTGGAATGGCTGGCGACTCGCGACACACTCACCGGCTGCCTGAACCGGCGCAGCTTCTTCCGCGACTACGAAACGCTGTGGAAGGGAATGCAGACGCACGGCACGGCACTCGCGGCGATCATGGTGGACATCGACCATTTCAAAGCCATTAACGATAGCCACGGACACGGGTTCGGCGACGAAGTGCTGCGACTGGTTTCGGCAGTCATAATGAAGACTGTGGCCGAAGGCGAACTAGTGTGCCGGTACGGCGGCGAAGAATTCACTGTGCTGCTGCCCGACGCCACGATTGATCAGGCAGAATTGAGAGCGGAAGAAATTCGACGGGCGATCATGGCGTTGAAATTTGAACGCGTTTCGAATTTTGTCATCACCGCCAGCCTTGGCGTGTCGGCCACGTCTGAGTCTCCCGAATCGCCGCAGGACCTTCTGGATCAGGCCGACCGCAGCCTGTACGCCGCCAAACGCAACGGACGAAACCGAGTCGCTCGGTGGGACGTTGCCAAACACAACATGGCAAAGGAAACCGACGAAGCAACTCCGCCGCGTGACGACGAAGGAGCAAACCGAGCCGCTTCTGCCATTCCGTTTCATGCCGTTGCCGCGCTGACCTCCGCACTGTCTCATCGTGACCAGGCCACGGCGATTCACAGCCGCCGAGTTGCCGACCTGTGCGTGGCCACCGGCGAAGGACTGCTGTCTTTGCGCGAATGTTACGTTCTGGAAATCGCCGCGCTGCTGCACGACATTGGCAAAATCGGCATCCCCGATTCCATTCTGCGAAAGACGGGCAAGCTCTCACCGGAGGAACTCGACATGGTCCACCGGTACAATCGCATGGGCGTCGACATGGTTCGCGGCTCGTTTGGAGCGTCTGTGCTGACCGAAATTGTGGAGCAGCACGTCGTGCATTACGACATGACCAACGCCGATCGCGGTGCTGGCCCGGACCACAAACCGTCCATCGCCGCTCGTATTCTGTCCATCGCAAATGCCTACGACACGATGGTATCGGAACTGTCTTACCGAGGCCAGCTGACTCGATCCGAAGCCTTCGCCGAACTGCGCAAGTGTGCGGGAAGTCAGTTCGATCCGGAGCTGGTCGAACGGTTCATCGGTGCCCTGAAACTGCGACATCACGTGCACGCCGAAAACGAATTGACCGTCACTCGCGAATCGGCACTCAGCATCGGCCTGCTGCTGGAACAGTTGATTTCAGCACTCGACGACCAGGACATGATTCATCTGGCCGACATCATCGAAACGCTGCAAATCACCGCAACAACTCACGGCCTGATGTCGATCGCAAAACTCGCGGTCACGCTCCGCCAGACAATGGAAGAAGATCACGATCATATTGAGCTGATGCAGATCGCCGGCGAACTCCTCGACATGTGCCGCTCCACCCAATCCACCCTCCTCGCCGCTGGAGCGGGGACGGCCCCGCCGCCGATTGGCGTGGTGGGCGAGTGA